In one window of Leifsonia sp. NPDC080035 DNA:
- a CDS encoding glycosidase, with protein sequence MSTTLRSGSTAVAIPYVLERAGVVMEPDPRDLRQVEGVLNPATVQGPDGTVHLFPRLVAEHNVSRIGRARVVLTDGVPSGVDGLQVALEAERGWEHGTGHGGVEDPRITPLADLGVHVMTYVAFGPLGPKPAIAVSTDGVAWRRLGPVQFAYDDALDTDLNLFPNKDVVFFPEIVPDPEGRPSFAMLHRPMWDFGFVRPDERPPLPAGVTDPRASIWISYVPVDDAVQDLTALTRPGGHRFVAGPEHEWEALKIGAGPAPLRVPEGWLLLHHGVTGDLPGGSFVPQAFSVNYVVGAMLLDADDPSRVLARTREPLLTPETADETAGTVANVVFPTAIEEIGGEHFVFYGAADTRIAVARLIRTI encoded by the coding sequence TTGTCCACCACGCTCCGCTCCGGCAGCACCGCTGTCGCCATCCCCTACGTCCTCGAACGCGCCGGCGTCGTCATGGAGCCGGATCCGCGCGACCTCCGTCAGGTCGAGGGCGTGCTCAACCCCGCGACCGTGCAGGGACCGGACGGCACAGTGCACCTGTTCCCCCGGCTGGTGGCCGAACACAACGTCTCGCGCATCGGCCGGGCCCGGGTCGTCCTGACCGACGGCGTGCCGAGCGGTGTCGACGGCCTTCAGGTCGCGCTGGAGGCCGAGCGCGGGTGGGAGCACGGAACCGGACACGGCGGCGTCGAGGACCCGCGGATCACTCCGCTCGCCGACCTCGGCGTCCACGTGATGACCTATGTGGCATTCGGGCCGCTCGGCCCGAAGCCCGCGATCGCCGTCTCGACCGATGGCGTCGCCTGGCGCCGGCTGGGCCCCGTCCAGTTCGCCTACGACGACGCGCTCGACACCGACCTGAACCTGTTCCCCAACAAGGACGTCGTCTTCTTCCCCGAGATCGTCCCGGATCCGGAGGGGCGCCCGAGCTTCGCGATGCTGCACCGGCCGATGTGGGACTTCGGCTTCGTGCGGCCCGACGAGCGGCCGCCGCTGCCGGCAGGGGTGACCGACCCGCGGGCGAGCATCTGGATCTCGTATGTGCCGGTCGACGACGCCGTCCAGGATCTGACCGCGCTCACCAGGCCCGGAGGGCACCGCTTCGTCGCGGGTCCCGAGCACGAGTGGGAGGCGCTCAAGATCGGCGCGGGGCCGGCACCGCTGCGGGTGCCGGAGGGATGGCTGCTCCTGCACCACGGCGTCACCGGCGACCTGCCCGGCGGCTCGTTCGTGCCGCAGGCGTTCAGCGTCAACTACGTCGTCGGCGCCATGCTGCTGGACGCCGACGACCCCTCGCGCGTGCTCGCCCGCACGCGCGAGCCCCTGCTGACCCCCGAGACCGCGGACGAGACCGCGGGAACGGTGGCGAACGTGGTGTTCCCGACGGCGATCGAGGAGATCGGCGGAGAGCACTTCGTCTTCTACGGCGCGGCCGACACACGCATCGCCGTCGCCCGCCTGATCCGCACCATCTGA
- a CDS encoding carbohydrate ABC transporter permease — protein MTTTTTDPAPSAPVQSLPRDSGARRPTERHRRRRMPIGAYICALILMIVFLFPLLYLLNTALKSQAEFVADPVGIVSNPQWGNFATAWEKGDFGAYILNSVLYTAAGSAIGTLLTLVLAFPVARGYVRGAKYWSVVFVLVLFLPNALITQFQLLLRLGLYDTQLGYILLVGVGVGVGPLLLSGFVKSIPRELDEAAAMDGVGYWRYLFTFILPLARPALVTVFILQAVWIWNEIILATVLLADPTKFPVTVGLYAFKGTYGNQWPLLAAATFIVAAPLIVGYIFIQRYLVNGVVGAVKG, from the coding sequence GTGACCACCACGACCACCGATCCCGCGCCGTCCGCCCCGGTCCAGTCGCTGCCACGGGATTCCGGCGCACGCCGTCCGACGGAACGGCACCGGCGCCGGCGCATGCCGATCGGCGCATACATCTGCGCGCTCATCCTCATGATCGTCTTCCTGTTCCCGCTGCTGTACCTGCTCAACACCGCCCTGAAATCGCAGGCGGAGTTCGTCGCCGACCCCGTCGGCATCGTCTCGAACCCGCAGTGGGGCAACTTCGCGACCGCGTGGGAGAAGGGCGACTTCGGCGCATACATCCTCAACAGCGTGCTCTACACGGCGGCGGGATCGGCGATCGGGACGTTGCTCACGCTCGTTCTGGCCTTCCCGGTCGCCCGCGGCTACGTCCGCGGCGCGAAGTACTGGTCCGTGGTGTTCGTGCTCGTGCTGTTCCTGCCCAACGCACTCATCACCCAGTTCCAGCTGCTGCTGCGGCTCGGCCTCTACGACACGCAGCTCGGCTACATCCTGCTGGTGGGCGTCGGCGTCGGGGTCGGCCCGCTGCTGCTGAGCGGGTTCGTGAAATCGATCCCGCGCGAGCTGGACGAAGCCGCCGCGATGGACGGCGTGGGCTACTGGCGGTACCTCTTCACCTTCATCCTGCCGCTGGCGCGTCCGGCGCTCGTGACCGTGTTCATCCTGCAGGCGGTGTGGATCTGGAACGAGATCATCCTCGCGACCGTGCTGCTGGCAGACCCCACCAAGTTCCCCGTCACCGTCGGTCTCTACGCCTTCAAGGGGACGTACGGCAACCAGTGGCCGCTCCTCGCGGCCGCCACCTTCATCGTCGCCGCCCCGCTGATCGTCGGCTACATCTTCATCCAGCGCTACCTGGTCAACGGCGTCGTCGGCGCCGTCAAGGGTTAG
- a CDS encoding sugar ABC transporter permease → MTESFPFPRRTPVRLTFGLGMLLLGVFGFVPAVGVLIASFTDLRGLPGLPINFVGLQNYVDFFSPAKWADSANALRNTIIFALVSTVVQIVVALAVAVLLNRRLRGRDFYRAVVFMPTILGVTVTGLIWSLVFNVSGGPAASVLGLFGGHSAFFGDPRLALTLVILVQVWMVLGVSVIIFLSGLQAVPEELYEAAEIDGASGWQRFRSVTVPLLAPSITANVLLGIVNALQSYQLIYVLSGPNNRSTQVLSLLVYVQGFGGASGTTLSQSQGYAAAVSMVQFVLVAIVSILALTILRRREAKL, encoded by the coding sequence ATGACTGAATCGTTCCCCTTCCCCCGCCGCACCCCCGTCCGGCTGACCTTCGGGCTCGGGATGCTGCTCCTCGGCGTCTTCGGATTCGTACCGGCCGTCGGCGTCCTGATCGCGTCGTTCACCGACCTGCGCGGACTGCCCGGCCTTCCGATCAACTTCGTCGGCCTGCAGAACTACGTCGACTTCTTCTCGCCCGCCAAGTGGGCGGACAGCGCGAACGCCCTGCGCAACACGATCATCTTCGCCCTGGTCAGCACGGTGGTGCAGATCGTGGTCGCGCTCGCTGTCGCCGTGCTCCTCAACCGCCGGCTCCGTGGCCGCGACTTCTACCGTGCGGTCGTCTTCATGCCCACGATCCTCGGCGTGACCGTCACGGGCCTGATCTGGTCGCTCGTCTTCAACGTCAGCGGCGGTCCGGCGGCGTCCGTCCTCGGGCTCTTCGGTGGCCACTCGGCATTCTTCGGCGACCCGCGCCTCGCGCTGACCCTCGTGATCCTCGTCCAGGTGTGGATGGTGCTCGGCGTCTCGGTCATCATCTTCCTCTCCGGCCTCCAGGCGGTGCCGGAAGAGCTGTACGAAGCGGCGGAGATCGACGGGGCCAGCGGGTGGCAGCGCTTCCGCAGCGTGACGGTCCCGCTGTTGGCGCCATCGATCACGGCCAACGTCCTGCTCGGCATCGTCAACGCGCTGCAGAGCTACCAGCTCATCTACGTCCTGAGCGGCCCCAACAACCGCTCCACCCAGGTGCTCTCCCTGCTCGTCTACGTGCAAGGGTTCGGCGGCGCGTCCGGCACGACGCTGTCGCAGTCCCAGGGCTACGCCGCGGCGGTCTCGATGGTCCAGTTCGTGCTGGTTGCCATCGTCTCGATCCTCGCCCTGACCATCCTCCGCAGGCGAGAGGCAAAGCTGTGA
- a CDS encoding extracellular solute-binding protein translates to MATKRLRGTLGRRLIAGAVAAATIGALAACSGGGGGTGDGEPSGKLQLLVSSSDATDAGFRAINDAFEKQYPKVDVVFSTVSNDNYPATKSSRLTAGNLDLFVVKGLMETPSYAKDAATDDARLAKAGGLVDLSGESFLKQFTPTLLDAQAIDGKQYAVPTGVSYYTGVFYNKKIFADNGLKIPTTWSEFTAVVDALKAKGITPFGLGGKDSWPAGLPMLASVASLYPSVADKQQLAKELWTDKAKLTDPTEVKVLQQTEYVLQNSQEGAAGADYTSIPSGFAAGDFAMTVDGTWDQPTIDAAVAKKFDYGYFPFPGSDDAADNALLNGKTELQLAVPTSAKNKTAALAWLKFFSDKKNYELFLQKSGFSSAQPDISTSAFLQSIGQYTKSYEPAWDQVWFANNKAGQDAVFPFNYPALTPLGSATPEQAAQAAQKAWSAAG, encoded by the coding sequence ATGGCAACGAAGAGGTTGCGCGGCACCCTGGGTCGGCGGCTGATCGCCGGCGCGGTCGCCGCCGCCACGATCGGCGCCCTTGCCGCCTGCTCCGGCGGCGGGGGCGGAACCGGCGACGGCGAGCCCAGCGGGAAGCTGCAGCTGCTGGTCTCGAGCAGCGACGCGACGGACGCCGGCTTCCGGGCGATCAACGACGCGTTCGAGAAGCAGTACCCGAAGGTCGACGTGGTCTTCTCCACCGTCTCGAACGACAACTACCCCGCGACCAAGTCCTCGCGCCTCACCGCCGGCAACCTCGACCTGTTCGTGGTCAAGGGCCTGATGGAGACGCCGTCGTACGCGAAGGACGCGGCCACCGACGACGCCCGACTGGCGAAGGCCGGCGGCCTGGTGGACCTGAGCGGGGAGTCGTTCCTGAAGCAGTTCACACCGACCCTGCTCGACGCGCAGGCCATCGACGGCAAGCAGTACGCGGTGCCGACCGGTGTGAGCTACTACACCGGAGTGTTCTACAACAAGAAGATCTTCGCCGACAACGGCCTGAAGATCCCCACTACCTGGAGCGAGTTCACCGCGGTCGTCGACGCGCTCAAGGCCAAGGGGATCACCCCGTTCGGCCTGGGCGGGAAGGACAGCTGGCCGGCCGGCCTGCCGATGCTCGCCTCCGTCGCGTCGCTGTACCCGTCGGTCGCCGACAAGCAGCAGCTGGCGAAGGAGCTGTGGACCGACAAAGCCAAGCTCACCGACCCGACCGAGGTCAAGGTCCTGCAGCAGACGGAGTACGTGCTGCAGAACTCGCAGGAGGGAGCGGCGGGCGCCGACTACACGTCGATCCCGTCCGGATTCGCGGCGGGCGACTTCGCCATGACCGTCGACGGCACCTGGGACCAGCCCACCATCGACGCAGCCGTCGCGAAGAAGTTCGACTACGGCTACTTCCCCTTCCCCGGCTCCGATGACGCGGCCGACAACGCGCTGCTGAACGGGAAGACCGAGCTGCAGCTGGCCGTTCCGACCTCGGCGAAGAACAAGACCGCGGCCCTCGCGTGGCTGAAGTTCTTCTCGGACAAGAAGAACTACGAGCTGTTCCTGCAGAAGTCGGGGTTCTCGTCGGCGCAGCCCGACATCTCCACCAGCGCGTTCCTGCAGTCCATCGGGCAGTACACCAAGTCGTACGAGCCCGCGTGGGACCAGGTCTGGTTCGCGAACAACAAGGCGGGCCAGGACGCCGTCTTCCCGTTCAACTACCCGGCACTCACCCCGCTCGGTTCCGCCACCCCGGAGCAGGCCGCCCAGGCCGCTCAGAAGGCCTGGTCGGCGGCCGGCTGA
- a CDS encoding LacI family DNA-binding transcriptional regulator has protein sequence MADPRVTIIDVANKAGVAISSVSSALNGRPGVSDATRARIIQVASELGFVPSLRGKSLSGRRAFTVGLVLHRDPDVLELDPFFGGFIGGIEDAIDPRGYALVLQISAETDEVLQRYEKLAAGRRVDGVFINDIEVDDPRIPLLRRLELPAVAINPGAPFPFSAVRQAPESGIAATLRHLVELGHRTIAYVSGRPDMWHSVQREQAWRAALDDLGLRPGPVVPGDFTYLGGASAANALLELADPPTAVMCANDLSAIGLIAQAQHLGVDVPTELSVAGFDDIRLGTYVRPRLTTVHTNPRELGREAGNMLIDLIDNGAVDDVRVPDAALVVRGSTSRVRAAR, from the coding sequence GTGGCTGACCCACGGGTGACCATCATCGACGTCGCCAACAAGGCCGGGGTCGCGATCAGCTCCGTGTCGAGCGCGCTCAATGGACGGCCGGGAGTGTCGGACGCAACGCGTGCCCGCATCATCCAGGTCGCCTCCGAGCTCGGTTTCGTTCCCTCCCTTCGGGGGAAGAGCCTCTCGGGGCGGCGGGCGTTCACCGTCGGGCTCGTTCTGCACAGGGATCCCGACGTGCTGGAACTCGACCCGTTCTTCGGCGGGTTCATCGGCGGAATCGAGGACGCGATCGATCCGCGCGGCTACGCGCTCGTCCTCCAGATCAGCGCGGAGACCGACGAAGTTCTGCAGCGCTACGAGAAGCTCGCCGCCGGGCGCCGCGTCGACGGCGTGTTCATCAACGACATCGAAGTCGACGACCCGCGCATCCCGCTCCTGCGGAGACTGGAGCTTCCCGCGGTCGCGATCAACCCCGGCGCGCCCTTTCCGTTCTCGGCGGTGCGGCAAGCGCCGGAATCCGGGATCGCGGCGACACTCAGGCACCTCGTCGAGCTCGGCCATCGCACTATCGCGTACGTGAGCGGACGGCCGGACATGTGGCACTCCGTGCAGCGGGAGCAGGCCTGGCGTGCTGCGCTCGATGACCTCGGGTTGCGGCCGGGACCCGTCGTCCCCGGAGACTTCACCTACCTCGGCGGGGCGTCGGCTGCCAACGCCTTGCTCGAACTCGCCGACCCCCCGACAGCGGTGATGTGCGCAAACGACCTCTCCGCGATCGGGCTGATCGCCCAGGCACAGCACCTCGGCGTCGACGTGCCCACAGAATTGTCCGTGGCGGGCTTCGACGACATCCGGCTCGGGACATACGTGCGACCGCGTCTGACCACGGTCCACACGAATCCCCGGGAGCTCGGGCGAGAAGCCGGGAACATGCTCATCGACCTCATCGACAACGGAGCTGTCGACGACGTTCGCGTCCCCGATGCCGCACTCGTGGTCCGCGGCTCCACCTCGCGCGTCCGAGCCGCCCGATAA
- a CDS encoding chitinase N-terminal domain-containing protein, producing MQRPTHSGPRPRSVDQGGACFEEAPSYLAAGATASAVTVNWTAAADDGGTPITGYRVYRDGVADPVATVGGDATTASITGVWPGDTARFAVSAVNAAGESARSDWSSPVVVPDGSTAKPGQAVLSNDNGWDTGLGDGDYNVVMNLWWGQEGSIYRLYENGTLIATKQLTFGGVGAQSASIAVHGKPNGSYVYTGELVNASGATATSSTTVKVTDVDPGTPVLSNDNRSGGGTYTVTANLWWGTNATSYTFYENGAAVGQGTLTASTPNAQTATLKVEGKDTGTYVYRVDFTNAAGTTSSKTMTVTVTK from the coding sequence ATGCAGCGGCCAACGCATTCCGGCCCACGCCCACGATCGGTTGACCAAGGCGGCGCCTGCTTCGAGGAGGCGCCGTCCTATCTGGCTGCCGGCGCCACGGCGTCCGCGGTGACCGTGAACTGGACGGCCGCGGCGGACGACGGCGGCACTCCGATCACCGGCTACCGCGTCTACCGTGACGGTGTCGCCGATCCGGTCGCGACGGTCGGCGGCGACGCCACCACCGCCTCGATCACGGGAGTGTGGCCGGGCGACACCGCACGATTCGCGGTCTCGGCGGTGAATGCCGCGGGTGAGAGCGCGAGGTCCGACTGGAGCAGCCCCGTCGTCGTGCCGGACGGCTCGACCGCGAAACCCGGCCAGGCGGTGCTCTCGAACGACAACGGGTGGGACACCGGCCTGGGGGACGGCGACTACAACGTCGTGATGAACCTGTGGTGGGGCCAGGAGGGATCGATCTACCGTCTCTACGAGAACGGAACGCTGATCGCGACCAAGCAGCTCACGTTCGGCGGGGTCGGGGCGCAGAGCGCGTCCATCGCGGTGCACGGAAAGCCGAACGGCAGCTACGTCTACACCGGCGAGCTCGTGAACGCCTCAGGCGCGACCGCGACATCCAGCACCACCGTGAAGGTCACGGACGTCGACCCCGGCACCCCCGTGCTCAGCAACGACAACCGGAGCGGCGGCGGCACCTATACCGTCACTGCGAACCTGTGGTGGGGCACCAACGCGACGTCGTACACGTTCTACGAGAACGGGGCGGCGGTCGGGCAGGGGACGCTCACCGCGAGCACCCCGAACGCGCAGACCGCGACGTTGAAGGTGGAGGGGAAGGACACGGGCACGTACGTGTACCGGGTCGACTTCACCAACGCCGCCGGCACCACCAGCAGTAAGACGATGACGGTCACTGTCACCAAGTAA
- a CDS encoding NosD domain-containing protein, translated as MSSTTRYDVTAWPVGNAAEDIGEVINSIIADVKRRQAASAVRDGGKPGAVIYIPPGDYRLRTQVLIDVSFLRIEGSGHGFTSSSIRFNVPEEEWPDLHELWPGGSRIIVDIAAGSGEEQSAGAAFLVKRTGSPRISSVEFSNFCIDGLHFVADGSDLHPENTYVNGKTGVYVASANDSFRFNGMGFVYLEHALTIYNADALSIHDNFIAESGNCIELRGWGQASKVTDNLIGAGPKGYSIYAENHGGLLVTANNVFPRGRSSVHLKSVTRSSVTNNRLHSFYPGMVILEANASENLIASNHLLRDREPWAPFLHVDNGRDDVFGLLLIEGSNNSVIGNHFSEVVDSLKLRPEGATPVIVRLVEGGGNYLASNHVVALDVRATSGESAFDAQVDALLATAESQTLDVFTVLVEPTSTSNTILDSGTAAQIALDAAANAFRPTPTIG; from the coding sequence ATGTCAAGCACCACCCGTTACGATGTGACCGCCTGGCCTGTCGGCAACGCTGCCGAAGATATCGGTGAAGTGATCAACAGCATCATCGCCGACGTGAAACGGCGCCAGGCCGCCTCCGCGGTGCGAGACGGCGGCAAGCCGGGCGCAGTGATCTACATCCCGCCGGGGGACTACCGCCTCCGCACGCAGGTGCTGATCGACGTCAGCTTTCTTCGGATCGAAGGGTCGGGACACGGCTTCACCTCCTCGAGCATCCGGTTCAACGTCCCGGAAGAGGAATGGCCGGATCTTCACGAGCTGTGGCCCGGCGGTAGCCGCATCATCGTCGATATCGCGGCGGGCAGCGGGGAAGAACAGTCCGCAGGAGCCGCATTCCTGGTGAAGAGAACAGGGAGCCCGCGGATCAGCTCCGTGGAGTTCTCGAACTTCTGCATCGACGGGCTCCATTTCGTTGCCGACGGCTCCGACCTGCACCCCGAGAACACCTACGTCAACGGCAAGACCGGCGTCTACGTCGCCAGCGCGAACGACTCCTTCCGATTCAACGGCATGGGATTCGTGTACCTCGAGCACGCGCTCACGATCTACAACGCCGACGCGCTTTCCATCCATGACAACTTCATTGCCGAAAGCGGCAACTGCATCGAGCTACGCGGTTGGGGCCAAGCGTCGAAGGTGACCGACAACCTGATCGGCGCAGGGCCCAAGGGTTACTCGATCTACGCAGAGAACCACGGCGGCCTGCTGGTCACGGCGAACAACGTGTTCCCGCGTGGGCGCAGCAGCGTTCACCTCAAGAGCGTCACCCGGTCCAGCGTGACGAACAACCGCCTCCACTCGTTCTATCCGGGAATGGTGATCCTGGAAGCGAACGCATCCGAGAACCTCATCGCCTCCAACCATCTGCTGCGCGATCGAGAACCGTGGGCGCCGTTCCTCCATGTGGATAACGGACGGGACGACGTGTTCGGGCTGCTGCTGATCGAAGGCAGCAACAACTCGGTCATCGGAAACCACTTTTCCGAGGTCGTCGACTCGCTGAAGCTGCGTCCGGAGGGAGCAACCCCGGTGATTGTCAGGCTCGTGGAGGGTGGTGGGAACTACCTCGCGAGCAACCACGTGGTCGCGTTGGATGTTCGCGCTACTTCGGGAGAATCGGCGTTCGATGCCCAGGTGGACGCGCTGCTCGCCACAGCAGAAAGCCAAACCCTGGACGTGTTCACCGTCCTCGTCGAGCCAACCTCCACCTCCAACACCATTCTCGATTCCGGTACCGCCGCCCAGATCGCACTGGATGCAGCGGCCAACGCATTCCGGCCCACGCCCACGATCGGTTGA
- a CDS encoding NosD domain-containing protein: MESNVYDVTDWKTPGKPVDPHYDIGAVINSIIADIKRRQTNPADKPGAVIYVPPGTYSLKTRVVVDVSFLTIRGSGHGFTSLSIRYNSDTTGWKELNPGGSHIRVENTDGNAEAFLVARNGNPRLSAIAFENFCLDGVSFGSNQNSYRNGKVGIRFATDNDSVRVRGMGMVYLEQALLIQGPDALDVSGNFIAECGTCVFIMGGSQASKIENNHLGAGPVGFSIFAENSNGLLITGNNIFPRGIDSVHLKNSFRSNISANRLQSFYPGSITLEGNCKENLISSNMFERQVETYGPFIGVGNGLDDDFGVVQVNGDGNTITANHVTLIIPPEQVKPAGGTAAIFRIRNGDQNYIGANHIISNLSVHTVVLDAGTTNSHVFDSGTEAQLRANSTSYGFRPTP; this comes from the coding sequence ATGGAATCCAACGTCTACGACGTCACTGACTGGAAAACTCCCGGCAAGCCGGTCGACCCGCACTACGACATCGGCGCCGTCATCAACAGCATCATCGCGGACATCAAACGGCGCCAGACCAACCCGGCCGACAAGCCCGGAGCAGTGATCTACGTTCCGCCCGGCACCTACTCGTTGAAGACGCGGGTGGTGGTCGACGTCAGCTTCCTCACCATCCGCGGTTCAGGACACGGATTCACCTCCCTCTCCATCCGCTACAACTCCGACACCACCGGCTGGAAGGAACTGAACCCCGGCGGGAGCCACATCAGGGTCGAGAACACCGACGGCAACGCCGAAGCGTTCCTCGTCGCCCGCAACGGCAATCCGCGGCTGAGCGCCATCGCCTTCGAGAACTTCTGCCTGGACGGCGTCTCGTTCGGGAGCAACCAGAACTCCTATCGCAACGGCAAGGTCGGGATCCGGTTCGCAACCGACAACGACTCCGTCCGTGTCCGCGGTATGGGCATGGTCTACCTCGAGCAGGCCCTCCTGATCCAAGGGCCGGACGCGCTCGACGTATCGGGCAACTTCATCGCCGAATGCGGCACATGCGTGTTCATCATGGGCGGCAGCCAGGCCAGCAAGATCGAGAACAATCATCTGGGCGCCGGTCCCGTGGGGTTCTCGATCTTCGCCGAGAACAGCAATGGGTTGCTCATCACCGGGAACAACATCTTTCCTCGAGGCATCGACTCGGTGCACCTGAAGAACTCGTTCCGGTCGAACATTTCGGCCAACCGCCTCCAGTCGTTCTATCCGGGCAGCATCACGTTGGAGGGCAACTGCAAAGAGAACCTCATCAGTTCGAACATGTTCGAGCGCCAGGTGGAGACCTATGGCCCGTTCATCGGCGTCGGCAACGGGCTGGACGACGACTTCGGCGTCGTCCAGGTGAACGGCGACGGGAACACGATCACTGCCAACCATGTGACGCTGATCATCCCGCCGGAGCAGGTCAAGCCGGCAGGTGGAACGGCCGCCATTTTCCGAATCAGGAATGGCGACCAGAACTACATCGGCGCCAACCACATCATCTCCAACCTCAGTGTGCACACCGTCGTCCTCGACGCGGGAACCACCAACTCCCATGTGTTCGACAGCGGAACGGAGGCGCAACTGCGCGCGAACTCGACAAGTTACGGATTCCGTCCTACTCCGTGA
- a CDS encoding carbohydrate kinase has protein sequence MSPGALVVGEALVDEVVRATTVSRHPGGSPANVALGLARLNVVTRLHTAIGEDADGELIRRHLADSGVVLTPESTTNRPTSRAIATLGQDGSATYRFALNWEPRNLDDLRNPAIVHTGSLAAFLEPGSDVTRDIVRRARAAGALVSFDPNVRSSLIADRDHARAQFTALTLASHLTKLSDEDADFLFPGKSIEHVVDRLIDSGIPVVGITRGSRGALLASGEHRAEIAPTRVAVADTVGAGDSFMAALIWSLTVEDGGWDGGPVTETRLLSVGARAAHLAGITVSRTGADLPTLADLEAATPIA, from the coding sequence GTGAGCCCAGGAGCGCTCGTCGTCGGCGAAGCTCTCGTCGACGAGGTCGTCAGGGCCACCACGGTCAGCCGGCACCCCGGTGGCTCTCCGGCGAACGTGGCTCTCGGTCTCGCGCGACTGAACGTGGTCACGCGTCTCCACACCGCGATCGGCGAGGACGCGGATGGTGAACTCATCCGCAGGCACCTGGCGGACTCCGGGGTGGTGCTCACGCCAGAGTCCACAACGAATCGGCCGACCTCTCGCGCCATCGCCACGCTCGGACAGGACGGGTCGGCCACGTACCGATTCGCTCTCAACTGGGAGCCGCGGAATCTCGACGACCTGCGGAACCCGGCCATCGTTCACACAGGCTCCCTCGCCGCGTTCCTCGAGCCCGGGTCTGATGTCACGCGAGACATCGTCCGCCGTGCCAGGGCGGCGGGGGCACTCGTCAGTTTCGACCCCAACGTGCGCTCGTCGCTGATCGCCGATCGGGACCACGCTCGCGCGCAGTTCACAGCGCTGACGCTCGCCAGCCATCTCACCAAGCTCAGCGACGAGGACGCGGACTTCCTCTTCCCAGGAAAGTCCATCGAGCACGTCGTCGACCGGCTCATCGACAGCGGGATCCCGGTTGTCGGCATCACCCGCGGAAGCAGGGGCGCCCTCCTTGCAAGCGGTGAGCATCGAGCCGAGATCGCGCCCACTCGCGTTGCGGTCGCCGACACCGTCGGCGCCGGCGATTCCTTCATGGCCGCTCTGATCTGGTCGCTCACCGTCGAAGACGGTGGATGGGACGGTGGGCCGGTCACCGAAACGCGGCTTCTTTCGGTGGGCGCACGAGCAGCGCACCTGGCCGGCATCACCGTCTCGAGGACCGGTGCCGACCTGCCAACGCTCGCCGACCTCGAAGCTGCAACGCCCATCGCCTGA
- a CDS encoding glycosyl hydrolase family 32 produces MLRLAASWVWDFWIADDGDRYHLYFLKASRALLDPNRRHWRATIGHATSTDLTTWTEHADAVIPDDSPAFDDMATWTGSVVRQDDGTWRMFYTAVSRSEGGLAQRISSVVSDDLFTWRREAGRQVIEPDARWYETIDTRQWPDQAWRDPWVFQHDGEWHMLITARANHGDPDDRGVIGHATSPDLTTWTVQPPLSQPGAGFGHLEVVQTIDVDGKPIGLFSCLGSELSNARRAQDPIGGVWAFPTDSPTGPFDTARSYRLTDEQLYVGRLVQDRSGSWQLLAFRNDDDNGGWVGEISDPRPVGWVDGQLRLHGSEAAPAEPLRVGS; encoded by the coding sequence ATGCTTCGTCTCGCCGCCTCCTGGGTGTGGGATTTCTGGATCGCCGACGACGGCGACCGCTACCACCTCTACTTCCTCAAGGCATCCCGCGCGCTCCTGGACCCCAATCGCCGGCACTGGCGCGCCACCATCGGACACGCCACATCGACGGATCTCACGACGTGGACGGAACACGCCGATGCGGTGATCCCCGACGACTCGCCCGCCTTCGATGACATGGCCACCTGGACCGGCTCGGTCGTGCGCCAGGACGACGGCACCTGGCGGATGTTCTACACCGCCGTCAGCCGAAGCGAGGGCGGACTCGCCCAGCGCATCAGTTCCGTGGTGTCGGACGACCTCTTCACCTGGCGCCGCGAAGCCGGACGACAGGTCATCGAGCCCGACGCTCGCTGGTACGAGACCATCGACACGCGCCAGTGGCCGGACCAGGCGTGGCGGGACCCGTGGGTGTTCCAGCACGACGGGGAGTGGCACATGCTCATCACCGCACGCGCCAACCACGGCGACCCGGACGACCGCGGGGTCATCGGTCACGCAACATCGCCCGACCTGACGACGTGGACCGTGCAGCCCCCGCTTTCACAGCCGGGTGCTGGCTTCGGCCACCTCGAGGTCGTCCAGACCATCGACGTTGACGGCAAGCCCATCGGTCTCTTCTCCTGCCTCGGCTCCGAGCTCTCCAACGCCCGGCGCGCACAGGATCCGATCGGGGGAGTGTGGGCGTTTCCGACCGACTCGCCCACCGGGCCGTTCGACACCGCTCGGTCGTATCGCCTCACCGACGAGCAGCTCTATGTTGGGCGCCTCGTTCAAGACCGCTCTGGCTCGTGGCAGCTTCTGGCCTTCCGGAACGACGACGACAACGGCGGCTGGGTCGGCGAGATTTCCGACCCGCGCCCGGTCGGCTGGGTCGATGGGCAGCTGAGGCTTCATGGAAGCGAAGCAGCACCGGCCGAGCCGCTGCGAGTGGGATCGTGA